A window of Panicum virgatum strain AP13 chromosome 8K, P.virgatum_v5, whole genome shotgun sequence contains these coding sequences:
- the LOC120644745 gene encoding uncharacterized protein LOC120644745 isoform X2, giving the protein MFCRSWIGEGPSRTRLSSRPPVGAVPRWRRAAFVHKRALPLPLEQLARTSSPIGACPCGFEAECRCRCGHGFGDLGRGTPFAAVFLGLSSTISTISSCVWQAIFLGSSSNDSWTRLWLLLQMHLVAPLQRHGKALQRKGPVHPLTRKLLRRYLLVKKLQIAVVAVMVVQPPLIRTVQADA; this is encoded by the exons ATGTTCTGCAGGAGCTGGATTGGAGAGGGGCCGAGCCGCACCAGGCTTTCGTCCAGGCCCCCCGTCGGAGCAGTCCCCaggtggcggcgagcggcgttcgTACACAAGCGTGCGCTGCCCCTCCCATTGGAGCAGTTGGCCAGGACGTCCAGTCCCATCGGCGCGTGCCCCTGTGGATTTGAAGCCGAG TGCAGGTGCAGATGCGGCCATGGATTCGGTGACCTAGGCCGAGGAACGCCCTTTGCAGCTGTTTTCTTGGGTTTGAGCAGCACGATCTCAA CAATCTCTTCCTGTGTTTGGCAAGCAATATTCTTGGGTTCGAGCAGCAACGACTCATG GACAAGGCTTTGGTTGCTGCTGCAGATGCACCTGGTAGCTCCTCTACAAAGACATGGAAAAGCACTACAAAGAAAAG GTCCTGTCCATCCCCTAACAAGAAAGTTGCTAAGAAGATATTTACTGGTGAAGAAACTGCAGATAGCAGTGGTGGCAGTGATGGTGGTGCAGCCACCTCTGATTAGAACAG TCCAAGCGGATGCATGA
- the LOC120644745 gene encoding uncharacterized protein LOC120644745 isoform X3, with translation MPEIDSLIRTRLWLLLQMHLVAPLQRHGKALQRKGPVHPLTRKLLRRYLLVKKLQIAVVAVMVVQPPLIRTVAALCALRLWQEESSAWDLEPALTSICKLCSMVTSFWFQVVFKATS, from the exons ATG CCTGAGATTGATAGTCTCATTAG GACAAGGCTTTGGTTGCTGCTGCAGATGCACCTGGTAGCTCCTCTACAAAGACATGGAAAAGCACTACAAAGAAAAG GTCCTGTCCATCCCCTAACAAGAAAGTTGCTAAGAAGATATTTACTGGTGAAGAAACTGCAGATAGCAGTGGTGGCAGTGATGGTGGTGCAGCCACCTCTGATTAGAACAG TTGCAGCTTTGTGTGCCCTTCGTCTCTGGCAAGAAGAGTCCAGTGCATGGGACCTGGAGCCTGCATTGACCTCAATCTGCAAACTGTGTAGCATGGTGACTAGCTTTTGGTTTCAGGTAGTATTCAAAGCTACCAGCTAG
- the LOC120644745 gene encoding uncharacterized protein LOC120644745 isoform X1 produces MFCRSWIGEGPSRTRLSSRPPVGAVPRWRRAAFVHKRALPLPLEQLARTSSPIGACPCGFEAECRCRCGHGFGDLGRGTPFAAVFLGLSSTISTISSCVWQAIFLGSSSNDSWTRLWLLLQMHLVAPLQRHGKALQRKGPVHPLTRKLLRRYLLVKKLQIAVVAVMVVQPPLIRTVAALCALRLWQEESSAWDLEPALTSICKLCSMVTSFWFQVVFKATS; encoded by the exons ATGTTCTGCAGGAGCTGGATTGGAGAGGGGCCGAGCCGCACCAGGCTTTCGTCCAGGCCCCCCGTCGGAGCAGTCCCCaggtggcggcgagcggcgttcgTACACAAGCGTGCGCTGCCCCTCCCATTGGAGCAGTTGGCCAGGACGTCCAGTCCCATCGGCGCGTGCCCCTGTGGATTTGAAGCCGAG TGCAGGTGCAGATGCGGCCATGGATTCGGTGACCTAGGCCGAGGAACGCCCTTTGCAGCTGTTTTCTTGGGTTTGAGCAGCACGATCTCAA CAATCTCTTCCTGTGTTTGGCAAGCAATATTCTTGGGTTCGAGCAGCAACGACTCATG GACAAGGCTTTGGTTGCTGCTGCAGATGCACCTGGTAGCTCCTCTACAAAGACATGGAAAAGCACTACAAAGAAAAG GTCCTGTCCATCCCCTAACAAGAAAGTTGCTAAGAAGATATTTACTGGTGAAGAAACTGCAGATAGCAGTGGTGGCAGTGATGGTGGTGCAGCCACCTCTGATTAGAACAG TTGCAGCTTTGTGTGCCCTTCGTCTCTGGCAAGAAGAGTCCAGTGCATGGGACCTGGAGCCTGCATTGACCTCAATCTGCAAACTGTGTAGCATGGTGACTAGCTTTTGGTTTCAGGTAGTATTCAAAGCTACCAGCTAG